Below is a window of Candidatus Methylomirabilota bacterium DNA.
TGGAAGCCGGCCGCGTCGAGGCGCTCGATCTGGACCAGTCGCTCGCGATAGATCCGATCGAGTCCGAGACCCGGCACCGGCTCGATGTGATCGAAGATCCCGAATCGCAGCGTCATGCCGCCTCCGGTCGCGCGCCGTGTGCCACCAGGCGGCGATGGTCTCGCGGCCCGCGGAGCAGGTCAAGCCGCCAGCGGAGCCTCAGACGGAGGGAAGAGTCGACAGATCTTGCCAGGGAACGGAGAGGGGCGAGCGAGTGGCTAGCTCGTACCAGAGCACACGGCGAGATGGTCGTCGAGATTCACCGCGTGAACAATGAGGGCGCAGCGAGGGCAGAAGCACGGGCGGGCCGCGAGCTCCGAGAGTCCCGCGCTCCATTCCGCTATCCGGCAGATCGCGTCGCGGCCACCGAACGCGCCCGCCTCCACTCGATCGAGCCCTGCGACTGGAGGAGGAATCTCCACGCCGACCATGACTGAATAACATCATTTCCGGTCGGTAATGTCAAGTCACAGAAATATTCGATGATTATCTCAAATAATCAGGTAGTTAGGTAGAACGGAACGGATCAGCCACCCGAAGATGCCGAACCGCTTGGCAACGGCGGAGCCGGGCGCCGGACGCCGCGCCCCCCTTGCGCCACCACCGGGGACGCGCTACTAAAAACTCCTGGTAGAGCGTCACCGCCGTGTGACGTTCCGGCGACACGGACCGGCTACCTGCGACAGGAGAAGCACGTGTTCATCAAAACTCGGGGCTACAGCTCGTCTCGATCGAGCCTACGGAACGACGCTCAAGCAACCAAGCAGGCCACAGCCCGCCGTGGAGGCCGAACCATCGTGCGCTTCGCCAAGGACCTGAAGGCCGTCGACGTGATGCTCGCGCGTCCCGACCATCACGAGGTGGCCGTGCTCGAATCGCTGGAGGATGTCTGGCTCGGCGTGCGATAGTGGCGGCGAACCGACCACAGGAGGCGCGACGATGGCGAACCCGGCGGAGACACCGCTTCCCTTCCACCTCCGTAAGATCGGCCACGTCGTGCTCAACGTCACCGACCTCGAGGCGGCGGTGCGCTTTTATACCGAGCTGCTCGGCCTCGAGGTGAGCGATCGGTATCCGGACAGCATGGTGCCGGGGGGCATGGTCTTTCTCCGCTGCAATCCCGACCACCACGGCGTCGCCCTCGTCGGGGGCGCCCAGCGGATGGACGCGAGCAGCCTGAATCATTTCGCGTTCGAAGTGGGGACGCTCGACGAGGTCTTCCGGGCGCGCGCGTGGCTCGGCAAGCACGGCATTCCCCTCGTCTTCGAGGGGCGCCGGCGGGCCGGCTGCCAGATCGCGGTGGAGTTCAGAGACCCCGACGGGAACAACCTGGAGATCTACTGGAACATCGACCAGGTCGGCACCAACGCGGCGGCGCGCCCTTCGAGCGAATGGCGCCAGGCGCGCACCCTCGAGGACGCGGTGGCCAACCCGGTAGCGGGCCAGCGCCTTCCCCCCGTCTCCGATTTCCGATAGCGGCGGCCGCCCTCGACGGGCCCCGGCTTCCCCGCCACCACCGGCGAGGGGTCTGTCCAGGTAATTCCCCTGCCGTCGCGAGAAGGAGTGTTCCGTTTCGAGCGCCGGCTTCGCCGGCGCAGTTCTCAGATTGCTCGCCTCGGACGGCGGGGCTTCCTCATACGGCT
It encodes the following:
- a CDS encoding VOC family protein, with the protein product MANPAETPLPFHLRKIGHVVLNVTDLEAAVRFYTELLGLEVSDRYPDSMVPGGMVFLRCNPDHHGVALVGGAQRMDASSLNHFAFEVGTLDEVFRARAWLGKHGIPLVFEGRRRAGCQIAVEFRDPDGNNLEIYWNIDQVGTNAAARPSSEWRQARTLEDAVANPVAGQRLPPVSDFR